In Tribolium castaneum strain GA2 chromosome 8, icTriCast1.1, whole genome shotgun sequence, the genomic window gctgtgtatactgcaacgaggaagatacagccgaacatgtgtttttcgaaaacatgtgttttatcaacgcgatgccattcgatagaagtgggaattacaaataagtaataaacttatacatgataatctagttgaaaaaatgctcgagaacaatgagcattggagaacagtacagaaatttacagaggagatttataaaactaagaaaatgggggaagaaggaagaaatcaatgttcgaaaagctctgattcttcgtaaacgaaaagacgtagaaaaatgcccgctgagggacctagatcatctgccgtaggaggcggccagaagatgtcttggaaaccagcgtgcacgatctaagaacggaggcgctaattcctggagaaaaagaataagctttcactcctgacggtatggtcaggtcaggtcaggtcaagtggctgagatgggtggcttagattctatacattagatatacctttttcattgcctagtatggttgaaagtgtattttggacatttaaaaaaaccatacaaatcttaagaatgcatcaagttcaagaaaatctaagaatgcttctcctgtagaaatgtcataaaaagatattggaagattagaaataatagttgtctgagatagttcaagcattaataattttaaaatagcaaacacattatatctttgatcaagttttgggtatgggaaaaaattgacaaaaacacattttctgagcacagaagctcgccggaaaaacgaaaactgaacaatgtaaggagctgttttagcgcaattctttagattttatacgacaatttaaaaaaagtaaattttagtctattttccaatttaagaaaaaaatacactggaaaaaatataacgaaaattttcaagatatcacagctctaaaaaacttggtttaaaaagttaccagaattgacccacatggatgggattccaaaccccgattaaccaagtgtatgtaataaaaaggtagttatagtaaaaagtaatcaaaaaattgttttgctaaattattgttttctatgtgaggccataaattaatcattccactcttgtatatagttttataaatcgaatttataacaaacatttagggtagatatctactataaaagatttgtttattataataaattgttagttaatttctttgaggaaagtactattgatctatttattttttataattattaataataactattagtgtacctattaatagcgcaaagttgtacctttgtcgattgaagcattttctcaaaatcgacaatataaatttgcgctcgcaacacacatacacaaaactttttctgaatctccaagtattaacaatataccataatattcagaacaaaaccatgtaacaatttattaaaattggcaattatttattttctgtttactcgttgttactagtaactatagctagttacaaaaatcactggacatttgatttcaaaaaaaaaaaaataataataataataaaaaataaacaaaatgggagaacaagcgtttttttcagttatgtcgctttaaagcgacaaagtgacagttttggagaaacgtcaaccttacgttgctaatatagacattataatatgtaataattataaatgacagcacaacaacttatacttattttaagaaatccgcgtcttaattatgcacccaaatataatactaaatattaaactaaaaaggatgtacaaacgagagaatgttataaatattttttaaatttctaatttaagagttcgtcgctgctcctttcagattccatcaaatggataacttcgggggaaaacccggagcgccgtcttcttttttttctaaggcaacacggcatggcatggctgcccagggtgcgttcaggaatgaagaaccaatggttccgattcctcaggtgaaattgaattcgtatcagaatatgtagtattgtttgtaatgtaataactaaaaaaaatgaaattaagacatatagaagaaacactaaagagagttaagaatttgattaatccgagatgttactttcctgctatttcttgatttcttttgcgtcgcacttttaccgatgtaatttgtttttgctgtttcattttaaatttaatttaaaaagagcttcgattgataaaaaaaaatctagatttgagtggtcggtcattagatttattttttacttaatgaaacaaattttatttacttttaaatgttaattgtggttctgaaaagaaccgatttcatttttttcttctttttaaacgatgaaagaaaaaacttctctattttgaacttgtgtatttggtgacggctttggtaccttcagagactgcgtgctttgccaattcaccaggcaacaagagacgaaccgctgtttgaatttcccggctcgtaatcgtcgaacgcttgttgtaatgcgcaagacgagaagcttcagcggcgatccgttcaaagatatcattaacgaaactgttcatgatgctcatcgccttgctcgaaataccggtatcggggtgtacttgcttcaataccttataaatatagattgcatagctttccttcctcctgcgcttctttttcttgtcgctcttcgaaatattcttttgagcttttccagcctttttcgctgctttaccgcttgtctttggtggcatattttttaatatttctaatcttaataaagaaaaaaaaaacacgacacaaacgaactgtaatacgcacaacgaacacaaaatatacctgtcaacttgaaagttcaagttaaaatcatggtgcactattcaattcaattcaaaatacgtttattcaaaataattacatttcaaaagggattttgataaaatatatacaagatATTTGCAACTTAATCTACGAGTCCGGACTGTTTTAGGCTTTTGGCCTCTTCAGTCAAGGAAATGGATGAATGTTGTGTGGGAGTGTGTGTGTCGTCGGGTGGTGAGTGAAAGAGTGAGAAGTTTGGGGCTCGTAGGAAGCTGTGGATGTGGATGTCGTCGTGGGTGTCTTGTCGGTGTCGTCAGTGGCGTCTCATTGTGAGGGGCGTCTCTTCAACGAGAAGTTGAAGATTGTCGGGCAGGTCGGGGTACAGCGCTGAGAGAAGCGCCGTGGGTGGATGGGGCAGTTTTCTTCTGGGGATCCGGGGGACTCGGTTGCGAAGAGTGTTGTCGCGTGTGAGAAACTTATGTGAAGTGTTGAGTGTGTTTTGGgcaattgtgttgttgttgttgagtgtgcgtttgatgtagttttgttggagTTTGTGAAGACGGTCTGTGATGGGGGTGGTGTTTGTGTCCTGGTGGAGGGAATTGCTGGCGTGGAAGCGGTCGAGGCGGTGAATTCGGCGAAGGATTTGTCGTTCGCATGTGGCAATGCGATGTGTCTTGGTGTGTGGGAGAGATGCGTAGATGGGGGCTCGGTACTCGATGACGGGTCGGATGAATGTGTTGTAGGTGTGGAGAAGAGTGCGGGAATGGCACCCTTGGAAGTTTCCCATGAGATGGCGGAGGAGGTTGGATCGGTTGCGGACTTTCTTGAGCGTGTTCTGGAGGTCGGTGTCGAGTGAGCATGTGTGTGTGTAGGTGATTCCTAGGTACCTTGTGGATGGCACAAGGTCGATGGGTGTGTTGTCGAGTGTGATGGTGATGTCGCGTGGGTCGAATTTCTTGTTTCGTGTGAGGTTGGGGTGTTTGAAGAGGATGGCGGTGGATTTTGTGGGGTTGATCTTCACTCTCCACTTGCGAGTCCATGTGGAGATCTGGTTGAGGAGGGGCTGCAGGGTCCTGGAGGCTGAGGCGGCGGTGGTCCGGGATGTCCAGAGGGCGGTGTCGTCGGCGAAGAAGCGGGTTTTGGTCTGGTGAAGATCTTCTTGGTTTAGCGGGGTAATGGTGGTGGTTGAAGTGGGAGCCAGTGCAAGAAAATTGGGGCACAGCAAGCCCCATCCAACGCTCTAAGGCCCCCTGCGTGCAGTCGGCGAGCACAACgtgattttgttatttttttgggtggtCCGGACTTCTCAGTCAAACAACTATACTGATTCACCAAATGTGAAAATACAAACAAACCCACAATGAGTCtcaaatgacaaaaataaaatggtgcactacttgttaaaaatgttttatatacgaatttactccgaatcaagaccccaccttttagtataatcatccagtcagaaatacgacttctctataagtaaccgtataaatacgaagccagaaacgcaactttagtcattcgcagtcgcagttgtagcatacaagttatacgcgcagcatattcttatagtttattttgacttttccataaactacgaaaaccaccatcatatcaacatgtctggacgtggaaaaggaggaaaggtaaaaggaaaagccaagtctcgttcgagcagggccggtcttcagtttcctgttggaagaatacatcgtttacttcgtaaaggtaattacgccgaacgagtcggtgccggtgctccagtttatttggcggctgtgatggaatatcttgccgctgaagttcttgaattggctggaaatgctgctcgtgacaacaaaaaaactcgtattattccacgtcatcttcaattggccatcagaaatgacgaagaattaaacaagctcctttccggtgtgacaatcgctcaaggtggtgttttacccaacatccaggcggtccttttgccgaaaaaaaccgaaaagaaaccataaacagctaactgttgtctctctagttgctgtgagaagcagcaagctacaaaaaaataataatatcggcccttctcagggccatcatttttttaacaaataaaaaaaagaatcacaaactttttttaaagagtaaataaacatacctacttaaagttacataaaacttggcaaaaatttattgcacgatttaaaaaaaaaagagcactcaagatgttttattttcttaatagtttaaaagcaggtaaatttttattgcctctcctagacggcgagctacacgccgcgccggtggggggctagctaatccatgtatatcggttaggctttgatgttttctttctttagtggtaattattatttatctctgaaaagtcaaaattcatccctttaaggaaaagcatacgattgattaaacaacaaagtcataaaaaccacacaactttatttgttacatttcctagaaatataaaaacagtttggaaatcaaacatttattatactggtggtttaactgagagccttgtgatacgtacttttttcatttgtttagaaatatttttgtggttctgaaaagaaccgtttttttttcgtcgaaaattaaaatgcgatgaatagtagagagtagattgatgtaactaacgatgaggaagaaacataaaaaccaaacaatgctggtataccggtattgtcgtcgcctcgtagtctcatagataaaacataggttataaaaaaaacttaaccgccaaaaccgtaaagtgtacgcccttgacgcttcaaagcgtaaacgacatccatggcggtgacggttttacgttttgcgtgttcggtgtaggtgacggcatcacgaatgacgttttcgaggaataccttcaggacacctctggtttcttcgtaaatgagaccggagatacgtttcactcctccacgacgtgccaatcttctgatcgcgggcttcgtgatgccctggatgttatcacgtaaaactttacgatgacgttttgctccaccttttcccaatccctttccacctttgccacgaccggtcattttgaatgattattgattcaaattaagctttgtttcacaaaagaaaacgacacagatttgactgcttcgtcgaaaacaactacctgctcgccagattagtcaactcattttatagtttagtttcgctccgcctcttaagttacttttttgaccaatcagataacgcatagtgtcaccctagttaataaaatacggcgaaaaattttgttgcagggtcatatgaaccgtcgccgttgttagtgacgtacgtaggtgtttatgtgtgtgtatgtgtagttgagggataaagaagtagtcaaaaaaatggcccgtaccaaacaaactgctcgtaaatcgaccggtggaaaagctccacgaaaacagcttgccactaaggcagcaagaaaaagcgcacccgccactggaggagtgaaaaaacctcatcgctacaggcccggtacagtggcactgcgtgaaattcgtcgttatcagaaaagcaccgaactgttgattcgtaaattgcccttccaacgcttggtcagggaaatagcccaggatttcaagaccgatcttcgtttccaaagttctgccgttatggcactccaagaagcgagtgaagcgtatcttgtcggactttttgaagatacaaatttatgtgccatccatgcaaaacgcgtcaccatcatgcctaaagacatccaactggcaagacgtattcgaggagaacgagcttaaaatgaaaaaataaacaaaaaaaaaaacggttcttttcagaaccacaaaattgtttacaaatgaaaatgtttcgcaatattgacagtaattaaagtaatagtacgcggatcataatgaattttaaactctgtcaaacaataaaaacaatgatgcttttatttatgattgttcgctctggttaagggtaggtaaacaaatcgttttaattgatcggtacttcaagaacggcggcggcatcaaaagaatttaatttatttaagtaggtaccataaaaatgagtaaagttaaatatcgaataaagtcataaaagtggttaggtaggtgaggagggataatgcgtttttagcgccgacaccctacagacattatcgtttgtttgtttgtataaattaataattatatttcgatttaggtatatgcagataggtgtgaaaacttttttttatttgtatagaaattaatttgtggccctgaaaagggccatttatgtatgccctcgacggccttaaacagtcgataatccaggacgtcaccaccatcatcatcatcatcattatcatcatcatcggttcgtagtcgacgacgacgaagacgacgacaaatgagattattgccatagctcacttctttcttttaggagaagcaggagatttcttcgctttagcagatatagccttggcgctttttggtttcggtgccttaggtttcttcgttggaccggccttatttgatttctttgctttcgaaggtgatttcggctttgatgaagctgttgccgcaacagctctacctgtagaggaagcagcggttgttttcttctcagcgccgacagaagcggccttttttgctttcgcgacggctacgctcttcttttcggctgcgacttttttcgcttttggcgaagatggtttcttaccggtttttggtgccgaaacggcggaacgttttccagtgttttttttaacttttgaaactgctgaggattttttctttctttcgccagtagcagcggctgccgcggcggcagcagctctagcagcagaagcagcagcagcagctctggcctttgcaccaccaccggaggcggacgaggaagcaagtttaaacgatccagaagctcccttacctttcgtctgaaccaaagaaccagaagc contains:
- the LOC135266898 gene encoding histone H4 — translated: MTGRGKGGKGLGKGGAKRHRKVLRDNIQGITKPAIRRLARRGGVKRISGLIYEETRGVLKVFLENVIRDAVTYTEHAKRKTVTAMDVVYALKRQGRTLYGFGG